The Mobula hypostoma chromosome 5, sMobHyp1.1, whole genome shotgun sequence region taatataaataataaataattcaatTAATAAATATCAAAGAGTAATAAATTAAACAAGCATGAAACAGTAAGAAAAATATTAACATTTATGGACATCCTTAAAACAGATGTAATTTCATTTTAATATAAATCCTATATTCTGCCACAGTTAATATATAAcagtgtggcacgtggccaagtggttaaggcatcagtctagtgatctgaaggtcgctagttcgagcctcagctgagacagcatgttgtgtccttgagcaaggcacttaaccacatactgctctgcaacaacaccagtgccaagctgtatcagccctaatgcccttcccttggacaacatcggtggcatggagaggggagacttgcagcatgggcaactgccggtcttccatacaaccttgcccaggacctgcaccctggaaaccttccaaggtgcaaatccatggtctcgcgagactaacagatgcctataatatATAACAGTGGAGTGCTTTGGGTGGAAATTCCCCTGGATGAATCTGAACTGTTTTTCTCTGGAAACTCTGCCAGCAGATTAGTGAGCAGTGCCTCAGATTTGTGAGACAATGTGACATTATCACTGAAACTGCCCAGGAAGTACTCACAACATTCAACATACAGTAAGAGACAAGCAGATCACATACCACTCAGAAAGACCCAGAAGTGCAAAACAGGCCAACTTACTCACTGTGATCTACTCTTGTGTAGGAATCTGAGTCACGATGAGTGTAGAATAAATTACTTTTAGTTGGTTTGGTGATAATCACAGTGCAGAATAGTTACATCTTTTTTCAAAAGAGATGACCCAATATGTTGGCAATTTGGTAAACAAGTTATGGGGAGTTTGGCTGCTCCTTTACTAGCATTAACCATTGAGGACCCACGTAGATGTCCCAGATATGCTTCTATGCAGAAACTGGTCTCACAAGCTAAACAGTCTGAATATCAGACAGAATTGCTTGCACATTGCCTCTTGAGATTATCTACTTACACTCTCCCTTAGGAGTacttgtttcaataagatcaataaacttaaatataaaataaatatcaTGCATTAAAACAGAAAGAATATTAGCTTATCCTGAGAATGAACATGGCATGGAATGTCCAAATTTTGTCCTATAGGGCAACATGCCCCATTAAGTGTCTGTTGAGTTCCAGTCTGAAAATCCCGACCATTCATCGAGTTCTTCACAAGGCGAATATTCCAAAGAAGGTCTTTCCCTGAGCCCTGTCCACGTAGTGCACCACATTCTCACTGACTTTTGAGAAGATGTGGTCGCCCTCCTCAAACTGGAAGATGGCACCCTGGTAGGACGTCTTGTACCAGTGTTGTTGGTTTGACCcatagtggcagatggacttgGTGGCCTTCAGGAGCAGATTTTCCTCTGGGTAGTTGGCGGACAGCAAGGTGACGTTGTGGCTGAGGTAGGTGGCCTTGTCCTGGCAGCCTTTGCCATGAAACACCACCTGGGTGTAGACAAAGTACTGGCCGGGGGTCTTGATGACCAGGCCGTTGCCCTCAAGGTCCACTCCTTTTGCGAGGGTGGTGTCTGTGTCCTCCTGCCAGATCACTTCCTTTCCTCTGTTGTTGGATAATGCTGTGGGAAAGATGGAGGATATTAGCATGGAATGGCCTGGAGTCACATTCTTCTTCCCAACCGTATTTACCATTGTTCTGTTATAACTTTTTAGCACTGACCAATGCAAATCTCTAATGGATTCACTGTACATAATCTGGAGAATGCTTTTGGGAGTTGTTGCTGAATTGCGCCTGAGGtctgaattgaacccgggtcatggGAACTGCAAGGAAGGGAGATGAAGTGGTGTACCACCCTTACACCTTTCTCCCGAaccccccaccacctccctcgGCTTCCACATCACCTTCCCACCCACTGTCTGCTGAGCAAAATATTTCTTACCGATGAGGTGAGCAGCGATTTTTGCTCTCTCCGCGTACCCAACTTGTTTCATGACCTGTTGTAGACCTGGGAAAGGAAAGCAGTCGTTTGAGTGGGAGTGTACTTTGTCTCAGTAACTAACAAAGGTGCTGAAGGGGAGAGACGGgaagatgtgtgtgtgagagagagagagagagagagatgagagcgAGAGAAAAAGGTAAGAAAAGACACGGGTGAAGAAATTTTGCAAAAGTAAAGTAGAGATGAAAGAAGACGAGAGGGGAAGGTAATAAAAACAGAATCAAGCAGATTGAAATtgtgagaaaggggaggaagagagaggagaaagcgcggggagagagaaacagaaagttaggagagaaggggaggtggggagagagaaaaagaaggggAGAGGAATAAATGTTTAGACACAATTAAATGGGTAAAGGCGCCATGGGGAGTTTACTATCGAGCGGGAGAGCGGCACCGAAAGGTACTGGGAGACAGAATGAAAGAGTTGGCGCTGAGCGAGAGGGTTTACGGCAAGGAGCAAAGATTGCCCGCGGAAAGGACACTCACTGTCTTTAGCCTGAAAACTCGTCTCCGACAGCTCCGCGTCCCGCGTTTTATCCTGTAGCAAACAAAAAGAGCAGCAATTTAAAAGGTGAACTGAATCCTAAATCTCCAGTTAATCCGAACCCCGATCTTTTTCGAGCCGGTCTCCGCGGAGACTGTACAGTATGGCCACGTACCTGCTGAGCCGGGAGTCCCCTCAGCTGACACAGCACCAGGTAAGAGCTGACGGCTACCAAGCTGAGCATGGCAACGGCGCAAAGAGCCGGCCAGAAACAACCCCTTCTGCTCGACTCTCTCAGCACCACAACTTTGCCGGCCTCGGGGTCCAACTGCATGTTGTATTGGTTCATGATCCTGCGTTCGGTCGAAGCTCTTTTGAGGTAGTTCTCTTCAGGAGCGTTTGTATGTCTGTTGGATCTCAGTTAGATCCCCTCTATATATACCGGACTTTCGGAATATCCTACCAGTAGGAGTGATGTAATCGGAAAGGGAAGCGCTCGGTGAAATGGAAATATGAGCTGAGCCGCTGCCCAAGCAACTCCCGACCCGCCCCCTCGCTTCCTCTGATCTGCGGTCCGTAGTTTCAGCGTTTCGGTGGTGCGTCCGAACGCCACTTCGGAAAGAGTCCCAGGACACGAAAGGTAGAGTAGTAAACTGCGGTTCAGTCAACGAGCTTCCACTGGGACGGCCACTCACACACTACAGTGCGGCTCGGACATCCAGAGGCGTCAGAATacggttacacacacacacacgcacacgggaGAGGGTCCCATTCTCTCAGATTgtgtggacatacaatcaatctatacatatatatataaaccaTCTCACGTatgtattttattgtgttttttatgattATCGTGTTccttatcttactgtgttttttctTGGCTGCTTCGGATCCGGTGTAATAATTATTTCGTACTCGTTGCAGTTGTGTACCTGAACTGATATTAACCAATCTTGAAAAACCCTCAAAATAACGATCTTCAAACGATCTtctctggaattctttacccCGGGAGATTGTGGAAGTTGGATCACTGGACGGGTTTTAAACATTAGGTAAATAAATTTGGGGAAAGTTGGCAGGTGAACAGGTGAGGCGCTGAAGAAGGCGACCTGGGGTAGAGCAATCATAACtacaagagattctccagatgctggaaatcccgagtAACActcacagagaatgctggagaatctcagcaggtcaattAACGTCTATGGAGTGAAAtgaagagtcgacattttggggcaAGGCCAAAATTCGCCCATCAGGACGAATCATAATGGGAGTGAATAGTGGGTTAGGTTtaaagggccgagtggcctatttGTCATCCATCTTTCTTGCCTTCTGGCAGCTTTACTGATCCTGAGAGCTGGATCTGAAAACTTGGTCACATAATATCTCCCAACCACCAGCCACCTCCACCACCCCAAGCTTttatttgtgggatcttgctatgCACACTATGCTGGCCAGCCGTTACACGTGGATTGCATTTGGTGGCATATTTCATTGGCTGCACAATGTGTTGAGGGTGGAGGGTGCTGCAAAAGACATGCGAGCTGAAAGAACTCTTGggagtgaaaatctcacacaacctctcatggtcccagaacacatcctacacaagcaggaaagctcaccagtgcctcttctttctgaggaagctgaagagagctggactttgtacatccatactcacgtcattctgTAGTTGTGCAgtcgagagcatcctaacatgccgCATCATTGCTCAGTATGGTAACTGCACTGCTCCACAACAGACAGTCAAAGCTGCCCAACGCATCAAAGCCACCAGCCCACCAACCATCAAGGAAATAGATATAGAAAGgagccagaaaagggccagtgacatcatgaaggatcccacataCCTTGCACATGGTCTGTTTGTCACACTCCGATCCGGGAGaatgctacatagcatccatgccacgAACACTGACTCAAAAACTGCTACTTTCCCCGAGCggtaaggttgatcaacaccaccactcactaacccactccTTCATACACTACTTCCCCACCCCCAGCATCGCTAgttagtcaccttatgtacagacaatacctgtgcctagtgtcacgtTGTgttcatacaatcaatctatgtatataacctCTCTTATGTATTTCTATTTATTGTTATTGCTATTATATTCCTAGTGGGCAGgtggccaagtggataaggcattggactagcgacctgaaggtgtgagttcgagccccagccgaggcaacatgttgtgtccttgagcaaggcacttaatcacacagtgctctgctacgacactggtaccaagctgtatgggtcctaatgcccttcccttggataacactggtgtagtggagaggggagacttgcagcatgggcaactgctggtcttccatacaaccttgcccagggctgtgccctggagagtgaagactttccaggcgcagatccatggtctcgcaagactaacagatgcctttattctATTCCTTATCTTTTCTGTTTATCTTTGCGCTGCATCAGATTTGGAGTAAcacttatttcattttcctttacaatTGTGTACAGCAAATGGCATTGAACAATCTTGATCTTACAGAGGAATCACAGAGATGTATCCACTGATGCCTTGAAGGCCATCTGGTTTGGCATGGTCTgggagtggaaagagtgagctgcTGTGGTGAATGTGGGAGCCAGTGACATAAGTGGTGCAAGTGTGGGTGAGCAGGATTATTACGAGAATCATGTACAAAAACAACACCACTGAAGGTAACAGAGAGCTGCAGATGTGACAGAGAATCAAGTGTATGAGAAATGCAGCAATGGGAGACTGGTGGCGCTGGGATGGAGTTCACTCAAATTGACCTAGGAGAGGTGTATAGAGCAATCTATATATAGGTTcctgacttttacacagtactctgTATGGATAATAAATCTGACCCTTCGTCTTTAATGCCAGGGCTTCAATAAGCAGGAGTGGGTGAGCCCTAGAATTCAAAGATTAAAGAGGAAGGATAGAGAGCATTGGATATAAAAATGGTCAATCTGGCCAAAAGTCTGCCAGGAACAAGGGTGCGTACAGCACAGCAATGGGCCCACAATGGTGTGGCAGATGTGCGaccaagaacatagaacactggaCATTACAGCAAAGTCAGACCATTTAAGAAATTActtattgtatttttaaaattactcCAAGAAGGAGAACCACAACACTGCACTACTGCTGCAGAATAACGTATTCCAtgacaaacactcagtggccactttattaggtacagctgaacacctgctagttaatgcaaatatatctaatcagccaattattgTGCAGCAACAGAATGCATACAAGCATGCTGATGTGGTCAGGAGGtaaagttgttgttcagatcaagcattagaatgtggaagaaatatgatctacaTGATTTTGACTGTGaagtgattgttggtaccagatgctGGAACTCTGGAACATCAGTCCCACCACTGCGCTGCACTGGAGGAGAGAATCATTGATGGTTTCCTCAGTTCATCTTGCTGAGCAACCAGTAAGGGATGAGGTGACTATAGATCTGATAATGTGGAAGGTTAGTAATCTGGTAATGAAATGGCTTTCGGGGAATTTACTGGTGAAAATTAAACGTCAAGATTAAAGTCTCACAATGTGCACTGGCAATATCAgaacccaagtgtggaggaaaAACAAACTCTGATGTAGAGATGGTAACaagactttattcataataaaaccataaaaccagaagaccataagactgaaaagtataagagcagaatttggccatttggcccatcaagtctgctccatttaCAGTGgatttacagcggactgaaaagcttgagcatgtagatattcaggaagaggatgtactggagcttttggaaagcatcgagttggataagtcaccaggaccggatgagacgtaccgcaggctactgtgggaggcaagggaggagattgctgagcctctgacgatgatctttgcatcatcaatggggacgggagaggttccagaggattggagggttgtggatgttgttcccttattcaagaaagggagtagagatagcccaggaaattatagaccagtgagtcctacttcagtggttggtaagttgatggagaaaatcctgagaggcaggacttatgaacatttggagaggcataatatgattaagaatagtcagcatggctttgtcaaaggcaggtcgtgccttacaagtctgattgaattttttgaggatgtgactaaacacattgatgaagacagagatgtagatgtagtgtatatggatttcagcaagaaatttgataaggtaccccatcaatggcttattgagaaagtaagaaggtatGGTATCAaggggaacattgctttgtggatcctgaactggcttgcccacggaaggcaaagagtagttgtagatggttgatattctgcatggaggtcggacaccagtggtgtgcctcagggatctgttctgggacgcctactcttcatgatttttataaatgacctggatgaggaagtggagggatgggttagtaagtttgctgatgacaaaaaggttggaggtgttgtggatagtgtggagagctatcAGAGAttccagcgggacattgataggatgcaaaactggattgagaagtggcaattggagttcaacctagataagtgtgaggtggttcattttggttggtcaactatgatggcagaatataatattaatggtaagactcttggcagtatggatcagagggatcttggggtccaagtccataggatgctcaaagcagctgcgtaggtaaactccgtggttaagaaggcatatggtgtattggccttcatcaattgtggaattgaatttaggggccgagaggtaatgttgctgctacataggaccctggtcagaccccacttggagtactgtgttcagttctggtcgcctcactacaggaagaatgtggaagccacagaaagggtgcagaggagatttacaaggatgttgcctggattggggagcatgccttatgagtataggttaagtgaactcggccttttctccttgaagcgacggaggatgagaggtgacctgatagaggtgtacaagatgatgggaggcattgattgtgtggatagtcagaggctttttcccagggctgaaacagtTACCACAAaatgacacagttttaaggtgctgaggagtaggtacagaggagatgtcaggggtaagattcttatgcagagagtggtgagtgcgtggaatgggctgtcggcaacggtggtgggggcggatacgacagagtcttttaagagactactgaataggtacatggagctaagaaaaatagagggtgaccctaggtaatttctcatgtAAGGaagtgttcggcacagctttgtgggccgaagagcctgtattgtgctgtaggttttctacgtttctatgtaaatatacataaatacttgacctccacagctacctaAGACAAtgcattgcacagattcaccactctctggctaaagacattcctcctcatctccattttaagaGGATGCTCCTCTGTTCTGATGTTGAGTCATTTAATCTTAGACACTTTCACCATGGAAACATTATTTCCACATCCAGTCATCaaagtctttcaccattcgatacgcTTCaactaggtcacccctcattcttctaaattccagtgaatacaggcctagagtgatcaagcactcttcatgtgacaagcagtttaatcctggaatcatttttgtaaagctcctttgaactctctccagtttcagaacatcctttcttagataaggggccccaaaactgctcataatactccaagtgaggcatcaacAATGCTCTATAACGTCTCAACATtgcattcctgcttttatattctagtcctcttgaaatgaatcctaacatcacatttgccttcctcaccacagactccaccTGGAAattaacctgcacaaggactcccaagtccctttgcacctcagtttttgtattttctttccatttagaaaataatcaaccctttcatttcttctaccaaagtgcatggccatacacttcccaacactattccatctgccatttccttgcgcatatttctaatctgtctaagtacttctcgacgtttcaggccgagacccttcctagagatgctgcctggcctgccgcattcaccagcaactttgaggtgtgttgcttgaatttccagcatctgcagaattcctgttgtttaagtacttctgtggcctctctacttcctcaaacctttctgcccctccacctgtcatctgcaaactttgcaacaatgccatcaattctatcatccaaatcattgacatatatgtaAAAAGAATCTGCCTCAACACAGATCCCTAtgtgaacaccactgatcactgatAGCCAACTAGAAAAGTCCCTGTGCCTGCAAGTtgcccgaaaccacatccttaccaATCAACGCTAACATCTTCCTTGCctctgaggtcaaactaactggcctataatttcctttcttctgcctctcccctttcttgaagagtggagtgccatttgcagttttccagtcttccagaaactagtgattcttgaacgatctttactaatgcctctacaatctctttagctacctctttcagagcagAATTCCATCAGAACATTTATGGCTCAGCCCAGAGACAGCatgggaaataacattcttaaaacCAGGACCCCCGTAATGAGCACTAATCAGGCATCTGCTTAAATAATAGAAGTAACATGGAATCCCCAAGCATATGAAAATAAACTGTAAGTGTAAACAGAAAGCATCAGGAAacattacaaagagcaagtcactgcagaaaaacacaaggaactctaaacgaTTTATGACTctcgttaaacaacaattaactgaTTCAAGTGCTCTATAAACCTTACAGCTTAACACATTCCAGTGCCCCTCACAGGCCCAAAGAGCTCATTAGATgaagtaaaattattattaaagtaccTGTATTACCTGTATGTCACCTTGAGTTTCGTTTTCTTGCTGACATTTACAggcaagtaaagaaatacaatagaatttatggaaccAAGACTGCCAAAAACTAATGTGtcaaagacaaattgtgcaaattaaaaaataCTGCTGAGGACGTGAGTTGTAGAATCTTTGAAAATAAGTCcaaagtttgtggaatcagttcattattggggtgagtgaagtttctATTGCGGTTCAAAAGCAAGCTGAttgtagggtaatagctgttcatgaacctggtgatgtggcacctaagactcctgtaccccaAGACTGATGGTagaagcgagaagagagcatggccagtaTGGAGGGGGCTATTGAATATTGCTTTCTTGTGTAGAAAGTTATGTCAAGAttgaaataaatttaatttaatctTATTCTGAGATCTTAAATCTGTAAGAGACATGCTTCATGGGTAAGTGAAATGAGATGACTATGGTAGATTGGAGAATGAGATATATGTCAGGAGATAAGAAATAGCTGACATGATGATATACTGATTTAATCAGTCTCCAACTAAGACATGGCTCATTAAGACATGAAACCAAGAAGGAAAAGTGGTTCTGCTATGGCTAGCTGCCATTGCTGTTTTGTTAAGCAGAGCAGGAAGCCAGTGGATTGGGAAAGAAAGTCCAGCAGCAGGAAGGAGGACCAATAATCTGACCTGGGATGGTCAACCTTTGGCGTAATGTGGTGGGTAATGTGAAAGCAGCTTGCAAAAAACTTATAAGACTGTAGGTGTGCAAAAAGGAAAAGAGGAATAGGGACTATATCGCCATCTAGTATGGAGTGGTCACTGCACAGAACTGGAAAgacctgcagagggctgtaaactcatccaaccccatcactacctctacccttcccaccattgagggcATATTCAAAAGGTGAACCCTCAGAAAGATGgtgtcaatcattaaggaccccctcacccaggacataccctcttctcattgctaccatgaaggaGGGGTACAGGATTATCAGAAGCCATTACAATTATAGATGGACAATGAAAtcgtgaacactatctcactaatattttatatatatatattgcaccTTATTTTATATACATATTTTATCATTGATagaatattttatatattgcatcgcactgctgctgcaaaacaacaactttcatgacaccTCTGCGATAAGTTCTGATCCTGTGCGGTagtcccaccataccagacagtgataaaaccagtcagaatgctctcgtgGTATACTGGTGGTATACCGGTAGAAATTTGCTTGAGTCATTGTTATAGAGAAGGATTTCCCAACCtgggtaggggtccatggcatagaaatggctgggaacccctgttatAGAGTTTTTGTTTTGGAGATGCAGTAGTCTTACatctttacactgtactgctactgcagagCATCAAATTTCCACTCATAGATTCTCTATTACTTGTCACCTTTCAAAATATCAGTGATATTTCCATGGTGGGTTCCCCTAGCCAGAGATTCCATGGTGGGTTCCCCAAGCCAGAGGAGAAACAAATGTAACCCACTCCTTTGGAAAGtgaagagggggaggtgggaagaaaTTTGGGGAACCACAGGCCAGCTAATCTGACATCAGTGGCAGAGGAAATGCTAGAAACTAATTAATAAGGAAGTGGTAACAGAAGATTTAGAAAATAATTGTCTGGTTAGTAAAGTCTAGGAGCAGTCATGAAAGCGAAAATACATTTGATAAATTTTTTAGAGATTCAGAAATTATAAACATCAGGGGAAAGCACCGAAAGCATTGAATTTGTATTTTCAAAAGATCTTTGATAAAGCGTCAAACAAGGGTTTTTTAAGCAAAAGATGAGCGCTCAGTATTAGAGTAATATACTGGTGAGGGATGATTTCTGGTGAATGGACAtaaaagattaaaaattagctttattcatCATTGTACAACAAAACtttgaaacataaagtgaaatatgacagaatcagaatcagaaacaaatttattatcgccagcatgtgtcgtgaaatttgttaacttaacagcagttcaatgcaatacataatctagcagagaaaaaaataaactaaaataatgataataaatacaataaaaataataataaataaacaagtaaatcaattacatatattgaacagattttttaaaaatgtacaaaaacagaaatactgtatattcaaaaaaaaagtaaggtagtgtccaaagattcaatgtccatttaggaatcggatggcagaggggaagaagctgttcctgaatcactgagtgtgtgccttcaggcttctgtacctcctacctgatggtacagtgaaaaaagggcatgccttgggtgctggaggtccttaataatgaacgctgcctttctgagacacagctccctaaagatgtctggATACTTCgtaggcttgtacccaagatggagctaactagatttacaaccttgtgCAACTTATTTCGGCCTTGTGTAGTAGCATctccatagcaggcagtgatgcagcctgtcagaatgctctccacggtacacttgTAGAAGCTTttcaatgtatttgttgacatgccaaatctcttcaaactcctaacaaagtatagccactgccttgtcttctttatgactatatcaatatgttgggaccaggttagatcctcagagatcttgacatcaaggaacttgaagctgctcactctctccacttctgatccctccatgaggattagtatgtgctccttcatcttacccttcctgaagtccacagtcagctctttcatcttactgacgttgagtgccaggttgttgctgtggcaccactccactagttggcatatctcactcctgtacgccctctcgtcaccacctgagattctaccaacaatggttgtatcatcagcaaatttatagatggtatttgagcaatgcctagccacacagtcatgggtatagagag contains the following coding sequences:
- the LOC134346100 gene encoding tumor necrosis factor-like, which codes for MNQYNMQLDPEAGKVVVLRESSRRGCFWPALCAVAMLSLVAVSSYLVLCQLRGLPAQQDKTRDAELSETSFQAKDSLQQVMKQVGYAERAKIAAHLIALSNNRGKEVIWQEDTDTTLAKGVDLEGNGLVIKTPGQYFVYTQVVFHGKGCQDKATYLSHNVTLLSANYPEENLLLKATKSICHYGSNQQHWYKTSYQGAIFQFEEGDHIFSKVSENVVHYVDRAQGKTFFGIFAL